A single genomic interval of Litoreibacter ponti harbors:
- a CDS encoding replicative DNA helicase, whose product MNDLSTAPSAGPGASVHVDAAGALPHNIEAEQQLLGAILTNNDVFDRVASVIQAEHFFDPVHRRIYETSAARIHKNLLVSPVTLKPYFEEDEGLKELGGPAYLVRLQGASISAFAARDYAQMIYDLAIRRELIELGQEIASKAGTVDTESDPKSQIVDAEQRLYALAEQGQAESGFQSFLKAVTQAVDVANAAYQRDGGLAGVSTGLIDMDKKLGGLHRSDLLILAGRPSMGKTSLATNIAFNVAKAYKKGMTHEGTEGAVEGGAVGFFSLEMSAEQLAARVLSEAAEVPSEQIRRGDMNETEFRRFVEAAKSLESCPLFIDDTPALPISQLAARARRLKRTHGLDVLIIDYLQLVRPATAKDSRVNEVSEITQGLKAIAKELDIPVIALSQLSRQVENREDKRPQLSDLRESGSIEQDADVVMFVYREEYYKEREKPADHELEKMAAWQDAMSHCHGKAEVIIGKQRHGPIGSVELSFEGRFTRFGNLVKPWQDGNSGGDDF is encoded by the coding sequence ATGAACGATCTAAGTACGGCGCCGAGCGCGGGGCCAGGCGCGTCGGTGCATGTCGACGCGGCAGGCGCTCTGCCCCATAACATCGAGGCTGAGCAGCAGCTTCTGGGGGCCATTCTGACGAACAATGACGTGTTCGACCGGGTGGCCTCCGTCATCCAGGCCGAGCATTTCTTTGACCCGGTGCATCGCCGCATCTACGAGACCTCGGCCGCGCGCATCCACAAGAACCTGCTGGTCTCGCCGGTGACGCTGAAGCCCTATTTCGAGGAAGACGAGGGCCTCAAAGAACTTGGCGGCCCCGCCTATCTGGTCCGGCTGCAAGGCGCCTCGATTTCCGCCTTCGCCGCGCGCGACTACGCGCAGATGATCTACGATCTGGCGATCCGCCGCGAGCTGATCGAGCTGGGCCAGGAGATCGCCTCCAAGGCCGGGACCGTCGATACCGAAAGCGACCCCAAAAGCCAGATTGTCGATGCCGAACAGCGTCTCTATGCACTGGCCGAACAGGGTCAGGCGGAAAGCGGATTTCAGAGCTTTCTCAAGGCGGTAACGCAAGCGGTTGATGTCGCCAACGCCGCCTATCAACGCGATGGCGGTCTGGCTGGCGTGTCCACCGGGCTGATCGACATGGACAAGAAGCTCGGCGGGCTGCATCGCTCCGACCTGTTGATCCTCGCCGGGCGTCCGTCGATGGGCAAGACCTCGCTGGCGACCAACATCGCGTTCAATGTTGCCAAGGCCTACAAAAAGGGCATGACCCACGAAGGCACCGAAGGTGCGGTCGAGGGCGGCGCGGTAGGCTTCTTCTCGCTCGAGATGTCCGCCGAACAGCTGGCCGCACGCGTTCTGTCCGAAGCGGCGGAGGTCCCGTCCGAACAAATCCGCCGTGGCGACATGAACGAAACCGAGTTCCGCCGCTTTGTGGAAGCCGCGAAATCCTTGGAAAGCTGCCCGCTTTTCATCGATGACACCCCCGCCCTGCCTATCTCGCAGCTTGCCGCCCGCGCGCGGCGCCTCAAGCGGACGCACGGGCTGGACGTGCTGATCATCGACTATTTGCAGCTGGTGCGCCCGGCGACCGCGAAGGACAGCCGGGTGAACGAGGTCTCCGAGATCACCCAAGGCCTGAAGGCCATCGCCAAGGAGCTCGATATCCCGGTGATCGCCTTGTCCCAGCTGTCGCGTCAGGTGGAAAACCGCGAAGACAAGCGCCCGCAGCTGTCCGACCTGCGGGAATCAGGCTCGATCGAGCAGGACGCCGATGTTGTGATGTTCGTGTACCGCGAGGAATACTACAAAGAGCGCGAGAAGCCCGCCGATCACGAGTTGGAAAAGATGGCCGCTTGGCAGGATGCCATGTCCCACTGCCACGGCAAGGCGGAGGTCATCATCGGCAAGCAGCGTCACGGCCCCATTGGGTCGGTCGAGCTGAGCTTCGAGGGGCGCTTCACCCGCTTCGGCAACCTTGTGAAGCCTTGGCAGGACGGCAATTCGGGCGGCGACGATTTCTAG
- a CDS encoding sensor domain-containing phosphodiesterase has translation MRQGSADFGRLIIGAGSAGMTGDIIDTALAFVRGHLEMEVAYLSEFVGEKLVFRAVCAPGLEDMIAVGGEMPLDQVYCPHILEGRLPELIPDTAAIPFAQTIPLTTALPIGSHVSVPICRSDGSFYGMFCCLSRKPQASLNERDLSVMRAFAGLSADHINMVLAVRTDEEARRARIRNVLEEDNFEIVYQPIFDMGSRRPNGFEALSRFKSDPYRPPNLWFDEARSVGLQEELECATISRALAALPELPRHVYVSVNASPNTVMTGALSDLFRTAQADRIVLEITEHAEVEDYDKLMDQLDQLRFRGARLAIDDAGAGYSGLQQIVRMKPDILKLDISLTSGIGFDVVKRSLAAALVSFANEIGAQIVAEGIETEDEFAALHDLGVPLGQGYLLGRPADLLSAKSRFQLQEVRRA, from the coding sequence ATGCGTCAAGGCAGCGCTGATTTTGGACGATTGATTATCGGTGCCGGGTCGGCGGGTATGACCGGGGATATCATCGACACGGCCCTCGCATTCGTGCGCGGACATCTGGAGATGGAGGTCGCCTACCTGTCGGAATTCGTCGGCGAAAAGCTTGTGTTTCGCGCCGTCTGCGCGCCGGGCTTGGAGGATATGATCGCCGTGGGCGGCGAGATGCCGCTCGACCAGGTCTATTGCCCCCATATTCTGGAGGGGCGTTTGCCGGAATTGATCCCCGATACGGCGGCTATTCCCTTTGCGCAGACGATCCCGCTTACGACTGCTTTGCCGATCGGCTCCCATGTCAGCGTGCCGATCTGCCGGTCTGACGGGTCATTTTATGGGATGTTTTGCTGCCTGTCGCGCAAGCCGCAAGCCTCGCTGAACGAGCGGGACCTGTCGGTAATGCGCGCTTTCGCCGGGTTGTCAGCCGATCACATCAACATGGTGCTTGCCGTGCGCACGGACGAAGAGGCGCGTCGCGCGCGTATCCGTAACGTGTTGGAGGAAGACAATTTCGAGATCGTCTATCAGCCGATCTTCGACATGGGCTCGCGCCGCCCCAACGGGTTCGAGGCGCTGTCGCGCTTCAAGTCAGACCCATATCGCCCGCCCAACCTGTGGTTCGACGAGGCCCGTAGCGTTGGACTGCAGGAAGAGCTGGAATGCGCTACGATCAGCCGTGCGCTGGCCGCGCTGCCAGAGCTGCCGCGCCATGTATATGTGTCGGTCAACGCCTCGCCCAACACGGTCATGACCGGTGCGCTGTCAGATTTGTTTCGAACCGCGCAGGCCGACCGGATCGTGCTTGAAATTACCGAGCATGCCGAGGTCGAGGATTACGACAAGCTGATGGATCAGCTGGATCAGCTGCGCTTCCGCGGCGCGCGGCTGGCGATAGACGATGCGGGGGCGGGGTATTCCGGATTGCAACAGATCGTGCGGATGAAGCCCGATATCCTGAAGCTCGATATCTCGCTGACATCCGGCATCGGGTTTGACGTCGTCAAACGCTCGCTTGCCGCAGCGCTGGTGTCCTTTGCCAACGAGATCGGCGCGCAGATCGTGGCCGAGGGAATCGAGACGGAAGACGAATTCGCCGCGTTGCACGATCTTGGCGTGCCTTTGGGGCAGGGCTACCTGCTGGGGCGCCCCGCCGATTTGTTGTCAGCCAAGAGCCGGTTTCAGTTGCAGGAGGTGCGTCGCGCCTGA
- a CDS encoding PQQ-like beta-propeller repeat protein → MNTSGTRRGAWRATAALAAVLALAACGEDELVLEGERFDIRAPLPGSEEAAVLEAEADLARGFTAPAQTNVTSWTHRGGSVTHYTQHPALGASLSPLWTANIGAGNSRKQRITADPVIAGGRIFTLDAASGVTATGSDGATLWSRKLVPASDKGRDATGGGLAFADNTIFVATGFGELFALDATSGAQKWRQTLDAPLTSAPTVSDGLVYVVSRDSQAWAIRTDNGRIQWQLPGAPSPALVLGGSGPAVSGRVVIFPFGSGELSAALKKSGIRVWGSSVAGQRRGVAYASVSDVTGDPVVLDGTIYAANQSGRTVAIKASNGERIWTAQEGAYGPVLPAGDSVFLVSDRNELIRLDRDTGEKIWGVELPYYTARRLQRRDEIYSHYGPILAGGRLIVASGDGALRSYDPATGALVGNVALKGGAASAPAVVNGTLYVMTGRGQLAAFR, encoded by the coding sequence ATGAACACATCTGGAACGCGCCGCGGCGCGTGGCGCGCCACGGCGGCGCTTGCGGCCGTGCTGGCCCTTGCGGCCTGCGGCGAGGACGAACTGGTGCTGGAAGGCGAGCGTTTCGACATCCGCGCGCCGCTGCCCGGCTCCGAAGAGGCGGCTGTGCTGGAGGCCGAGGCCGATCTGGCCCGCGGCTTCACAGCGCCCGCCCAGACCAATGTGACCAGCTGGACCCATCGGGGCGGCAGCGTCACGCACTACACCCAACATCCGGCCCTTGGCGCCAGCCTGAGCCCGCTCTGGACCGCCAATATCGGCGCGGGCAACAGCCGCAAGCAACGTATCACCGCCGACCCCGTGATCGCGGGCGGGCGTATCTTTACCCTCGACGCGGCCTCCGGCGTGACCGCCACCGGCTCTGACGGCGCGACCTTGTGGAGCCGCAAGCTTGTGCCCGCCTCCGACAAGGGCCGCGACGCCACGGGCGGGGGATTGGCGTTCGCCGACAACACGATCTTTGTGGCCACGGGCTTTGGCGAGCTCTTCGCGCTGGATGCGACCTCCGGCGCGCAGAAATGGCGCCAGACCCTTGATGCGCCGCTGACCTCGGCCCCGACGGTGTCGGATGGGCTGGTCTACGTGGTAAGCCGCGACAGCCAGGCTTGGGCGATCCGCACCGACAATGGCCGCATCCAGTGGCAGCTGCCCGGCGCGCCAAGCCCGGCACTGGTTCTGGGCGGCAGCGGCCCGGCGGTCTCCGGCCGCGTTGTGATCTTCCCGTTCGGCTCTGGCGAGCTGTCGGCGGCCCTGAAAAAAAGCGGCATCCGCGTCTGGGGCTCGTCGGTCGCAGGGCAGCGGCGCGGGGTGGCCTACGCCTCCGTCTCTGACGTGACGGGTGATCCGGTGGTTCTGGACGGCACGATTTACGCGGCCAACCAGAGCGGGCGCACCGTCGCGATCAAGGCCAGTAATGGCGAGCGCATCTGGACCGCGCAGGAAGGCGCCTATGGCCCCGTTCTGCCCGCAGGCGACAGCGTGTTCCTTGTCTCCGACCGCAACGAGTTGATCCGGCTGGACCGCGACACGGGCGAGAAAATCTGGGGCGTCGAGCTGCCCTATTACACCGCGCGCCGCTTGCAGCGCCGCGACGAGATCTATTCGCACTACGGACCGATCCTTGCCGGTGGGCGGCTGATCGTGGCCTCTGGCGACGGCGCGCTGCGCAGCTATGACCCGGCCACCGGTGCGCTGGTGGGCAATGTGGCGCTGAAAGGCGGCGCGGCCTCGGCCCCGGCGGTCGTGAACGGCACGCTTTACGTGATGACGGGCCGGGGGCAACTCGCCGCTTTCCGTTGA
- a CDS encoding efflux RND transporter periplasmic adaptor subunit, giving the protein MRIFSIVTAILVTATLYLLVFEREALLDFATGGDAAPAPETETSADAPPVAETAADDARVVSVVAMRSTAQAIDNAVLLRGRTEAQRQVDVRAETSGLVASDPLRKGASVEKGQLLCKIDPGTREAALEEARARLPEARARLPEARGRVLEAEARLREAEINDNAAKQLSADGFASEVRVAGTQAAVESARAGLETARAGVESARAGILGAEAAIAAAEKEIERLEIRAPFSGLLETDTAELGSLMQPGGLCATVIQLNPIKLVAFLPETEVAKVEVGARAGGRTNAGQTVEGQVSFISRSSDMETRTFRVEVSVDNNDFSLRDGQTAEILIGAEGQRAHLLPASALTLNDEGTLGVQTATAENTAQFAPVKILRDTAQGVWLSGLPEEVAVITVGQEYVTSGVAIKPTFQEDNS; this is encoded by the coding sequence ATGCGCATCTTCTCCATCGTCACGGCCATTCTTGTGACCGCCACGCTGTACCTTCTGGTGTTCGAGCGGGAGGCGCTACTCGACTTCGCCACGGGCGGCGACGCAGCCCCTGCGCCCGAGACCGAGACCAGCGCGGACGCCCCACCGGTCGCGGAGACCGCCGCCGACGATGCGCGCGTTGTCTCTGTTGTTGCCATGCGCTCCACCGCGCAAGCCATTGATAACGCGGTCCTTCTGCGCGGGCGCACCGAAGCCCAGCGGCAGGTCGACGTGCGCGCCGAGACGTCTGGCCTCGTGGCCTCCGACCCGCTGCGCAAGGGCGCATCGGTCGAAAAGGGTCAGCTTTTGTGCAAAATCGACCCCGGCACCCGTGAGGCTGCACTGGAAGAGGCGCGCGCGCGCCTGCCGGAAGCACGCGCAAGGCTGCCCGAAGCTCGCGGCCGCGTGCTGGAAGCCGAGGCCCGCCTGCGCGAGGCCGAGATCAACGACAATGCCGCCAAGCAGCTTTCCGCCGACGGCTTCGCCTCCGAGGTTCGGGTGGCGGGCACACAGGCCGCCGTCGAAAGCGCGCGCGCGGGGCTCGAGACAGCCCGCGCCGGGGTCGAAAGCGCCCGCGCCGGTATTCTGGGTGCCGAGGCCGCCATCGCCGCCGCCGAGAAAGAGATCGAGCGGCTCGAAATTCGCGCGCCCTTCTCCGGCCTGCTGGAAACCGACACCGCAGAGCTGGGGTCTCTGATGCAGCCCGGCGGGCTTTGCGCGACCGTGATCCAGCTCAACCCGATCAAACTGGTGGCCTTCCTGCCGGAAACCGAGGTCGCCAAGGTCGAGGTGGGCGCTCGCGCGGGTGGCCGCACGAATGCAGGCCAGACCGTCGAGGGGCAAGTGAGCTTCATCTCCCGCTCGTCGGACATGGAAACCCGCACCTTCCGGGTCGAGGTCAGCGTCGATAACAACGACTTCTCCCTGCGCGACGGCCAGACCGCCGAAATCCTGATCGGCGCAGAGGGCCAGCGCGCGCACCTGCTGCCCGCCTCTGCCCTGACTCTCAATGATGAGGGAACACTGGGCGTGCAAACGGCCACCGCCGAGAACACCGCGCAATTCGCGCCGGTCAAGATTCTGCGCGACACCGCCCAGGGCGTCTGGCTCTCCGGCCTGCCCGAAGAGGTCGCCGTGATCACCGTGGGCCAGGAATACGTGACCAGCGGCGTGGCGATCAAACCGACCTTCCAAGAGGATAATTCATGA
- a CDS encoding efflux RND transporter permease subunit, with product MTGLVDWAGGRARMIIAFIVMSVVIGGFAYVGLPKEGEPDIEIPMLVISQPFPGISAEDSEKLLVKPMETKLQDLDGLKTINGTAAENYANIVMEFEFGWDKTQILADVRDKMSQAQAEFPAGAEQYTIEEVNFSEFPILIISLSGDLPERTLLRVAKELQDTIEALPPVLEAGIAGNRDEMLEVIIDPLALEAYNVTAGELINVVSNNNLLIAAGEVETAQGAFAVKIPSSFDEPRDVYNLPIKVNGDSVVTLGELADIRLTFEDRIGTARFNGNDTVALQVVKRKGFNIIDTSRLVRDTVAAEQLKWPQELRDALRVDVTLDQSKQVRNMVQQLEGSVLTAIALVMIVVLAALGLRSALLVGFAIPTSFLLCFILLGLMGISISNIVMFGLILAVGMLVDGAIVVVEYADKRLDQGAGPMEAYTDAAKRMFWPIVSSTATTLCAFLPMLFWPGVPGEFMGMLPVTLIFVLSASLIVALIYLPVMGGVSGRISRLITRASEGLRRTHIVLRLVLAALSIMALFTAAMQLLNPSYLLPIPRGQGGALVMIFGAVLFTAAAMFASVCLGAVTRPRRAGRVKAGYRRTGFGQFTRFIAGNPIMPLVAIGAVGVFVVVTFTTFSANNNGVEFFVESETEQAIVYVRARGNLSLAEKDALVAQVEEQIASVDGITSIFAFSGEGGLNTNTGGATGPMDTVGQIQIELADWGTRRDDTEILDEMQAKMDAIPGIYTEVLSQDRGPASGKPVNLRIKGDNWDELREATAIARAKFDRTPGLILVEDTLPQPGIDWQIDVDVEAAGRYQADVATVGAMVQLVTRGLLLDTMRVDSSDEEIEIRVRLPEEARVLSTLDNLKVRTPDGLIPLSNFISRKPVAKLGQIDRIDQTRFFDVKADVAPGLQTVSADGEILGVVKELGPASGAMRITATDGAGRTPGQVFADGKVFEVIASDDPQALQQAADDGDVSFAVTNPNERIAALTTWLETETPLPASVSFEWAGDTEEEAESQAFLSSAFMAALGLMFVILLAQFNSFYNSVLVLLAVVLSTTGVLIGMLVMDQAFSIIMTGTGIVALAGIVVNNNIVLIDTYQEYSRYMPRLEAITRTAEARIRPVLLTTITTMAGLAPMMFGLSLDFIGGGYSVDSPTALWWKQLATAVVFGLGVATVLTLVLTPALLALRVWISIGAYASLRQLVALGGRGSKTARDLALGRQARKVRDPLLLWSDPEEPDDLTVLARAEKALEGAKTKLVRAAEKLESLAPDEAAEELAKPDKPLRAAE from the coding sequence ATGACCGGCCTCGTTGATTGGGCGGGCGGTCGCGCCCGCATGATCATCGCCTTCATCGTGATGTCGGTGGTGATTGGCGGCTTTGCCTATGTCGGCCTGCCCAAAGAGGGCGAGCCCGATATCGAGATCCCCATGCTGGTGATCTCCCAGCCCTTCCCCGGCATCTCTGCCGAGGACAGCGAGAAGCTGCTGGTCAAGCCGATGGAGACCAAGCTACAGGACCTCGACGGGCTCAAGACGATCAACGGCACCGCCGCCGAGAACTACGCCAACATTGTGATGGAGTTCGAGTTCGGCTGGGACAAGACCCAGATCCTCGCAGATGTGCGCGACAAGATGAGCCAGGCGCAGGCAGAATTTCCCGCCGGTGCGGAGCAGTACACCATCGAGGAGGTCAACTTCTCGGAATTCCCGATACTCATCATCTCGTTGTCAGGCGACTTGCCCGAGCGCACCCTTTTGCGGGTCGCCAAGGAGCTGCAGGACACGATAGAGGCCCTGCCCCCCGTCCTTGAGGCCGGCATCGCGGGCAACCGCGACGAGATGCTGGAGGTGATCATCGATCCCCTCGCGCTCGAAGCCTACAATGTCACGGCGGGCGAGCTGATCAACGTGGTCTCCAACAACAACCTGCTGATCGCCGCGGGCGAGGTCGAGACCGCGCAGGGCGCCTTTGCCGTGAAGATCCCGTCCAGCTTCGACGAGCCGCGCGATGTCTACAATCTGCCCATCAAGGTCAATGGCGACAGCGTCGTGACCCTGGGCGAGCTGGCCGATATTCGCCTCACCTTCGAGGACCGCATCGGCACCGCGCGCTTCAACGGCAATGACACGGTCGCGCTGCAGGTGGTCAAGCGCAAGGGGTTCAACATCATCGACACCTCCCGGCTGGTGCGCGACACGGTCGCCGCCGAGCAGCTGAAATGGCCCCAAGAGCTGCGCGACGCCCTGCGGGTGGACGTGACGCTCGATCAGTCCAAGCAGGTCCGCAACATGGTCCAGCAACTGGAGGGGTCGGTGCTGACCGCCATCGCGCTGGTGATGATCGTGGTGCTGGCGGCGCTTGGCCTGCGCTCCGCCCTGCTGGTGGGCTTCGCGATCCCGACCTCGTTCCTGTTGTGCTTCATCCTTCTGGGCCTGATGGGCATCTCGATCTCCAACATCGTGATGTTCGGCCTGATCCTGGCCGTGGGCATGCTGGTCGACGGGGCCATCGTGGTGGTGGAATACGCCGACAAGCGGCTCGATCAGGGCGCAGGCCCGATGGAGGCCTATACCGACGCGGCCAAGCGCATGTTCTGGCCCATCGTGTCCTCCACCGCGACGACGCTGTGCGCCTTCCTGCCGATGCTGTTCTGGCCCGGGGTGCCGGGGGAGTTCATGGGCATGCTTCCCGTGACGCTGATCTTCGTGCTGTCGGCCTCGCTCATCGTGGCGCTGATCTATCTGCCGGTGATGGGCGGCGTGTCGGGGCGCATCTCGCGCCTGATCACCCGCGCCTCCGAGGGGCTGCGGCGCACCCACATCGTGCTGCGGTTGGTGCTGGCGGCGCTCTCCATCATGGCGCTGTTCACCGCGGCGATGCAGCTTCTCAACCCGTCCTACCTGCTGCCGATCCCGCGCGGGCAAGGCGGGGCTCTGGTGATGATCTTCGGGGCGGTGCTGTTCACGGCCGCCGCGATGTTTGCCTCTGTCTGCCTCGGTGCGGTGACGCGCCCGCGCCGCGCGGGCCGGGTCAAGGCAGGCTACCGGCGCACGGGCTTCGGGCAGTTCACGCGCTTCATCGCGGGCAACCCGATCATGCCGCTCGTGGCCATCGGGGCCGTGGGTGTGTTCGTGGTCGTCACCTTCACGACCTTCTCGGCCAACAACAATGGCGTCGAGTTCTTCGTCGAAAGCGAGACCGAGCAGGCCATCGTCTATGTCCGCGCGCGGGGCAACCTGTCGCTTGCGGAGAAAGACGCGCTCGTGGCGCAGGTCGAAGAGCAGATCGCAAGCGTCGACGGCATCACCTCGATCTTCGCCTTCTCCGGCGAGGGCGGGCTGAACACCAACACCGGCGGGGCCACCGGCCCGATGGACACGGTGGGCCAAATCCAGATCGAGCTGGCCGATTGGGGCACCCGGCGCGACGACACCGAAATCCTCGACGAGATGCAGGCCAAGATGGACGCCATCCCCGGCATCTATACCGAGGTGCTGAGCCAGGACCGCGGCCCGGCCTCGGGCAAGCCCGTGAACCTGCGCATCAAGGGCGACAATTGGGACGAGCTGCGCGAGGCCACCGCCATCGCGCGCGCCAAGTTTGACCGGACCCCGGGCCTGATCCTGGTGGAGGACACCCTGCCCCAGCCCGGCATCGACTGGCAGATCGACGTCGATGTGGAGGCCGCGGGCCGCTACCAGGCGGACGTGGCCACCGTGGGCGCGATGGTGCAGCTGGTCACCCGCGGCTTGCTGCTTGATACGATGCGCGTCGACAGCTCCGACGAGGAGATCGAGATCCGCGTGCGCCTGCCGGAAGAGGCCCGGGTGCTGTCCACCCTCGACAACCTCAAAGTGCGCACCCCCGACGGGCTGATCCCGCTGTCCAACTTCATCTCCCGCAAGCCGGTGGCCAAGCTGGGCCAGATCGACCGGATCGACCAGACCCGCTTTTTTGATGTGAAGGCCGATGTCGCGCCGGGCCTGCAGACCGTGTCGGCTGATGGCGAGATCCTTGGCGTCGTGAAGGAGCTTGGGCCCGCCTCGGGCGCCATGCGCATCACCGCGACCGATGGCGCCGGGCGCACGCCGGGGCAGGTCTTCGCCGATGGCAAAGTGTTCGAAGTCATCGCCTCCGACGACCCGCAAGCCCTGCAGCAGGCCGCCGATGACGGCGATGTCAGCTTCGCGGTCACCAATCCCAACGAACGGATCGCGGCCCTGACCACATGGCTTGAGACCGAGACGCCCCTGCCCGCCTCCGTCAGCTTCGAGTGGGCCGGCGACACCGAGGAAGAGGCCGAAAGCCAGGCCTTCCTGTCCTCCGCCTTCATGGCCGCGCTCGGGCTGATGTTCGTGATCCTGCTGGCGCAGTTCAACTCCTTCTACAATTCCGTGCTGGTGCTGCTCGCGGTGGTGCTGTCCACCACGGGCGTGCTGATCGGCATGCTGGTGATGGATCAGGCCTTCTCGATCATCATGACCGGGACCGGCATCGTCGCGCTGGCGGGGATCGTAGTGAACAACAACATCGTGCTGATCGACACCTATCAGGAATATTCCCGCTACATGCCGCGGCTCGAGGCGATCACCCGCACGGCGGAGGCGCGTATCCGCCCGGTGTTGCTGACGACGATCACCACGATGGCCGGTCTGGCGCCTATGATGTTCGGCCTGTCACTTGATTTCATCGGCGGCGGCTACTCCGTCGACAGCCCCACCGCGCTGTGGTGGAAGCAGCTGGCGACCGCCGTGGTGTTCGGTCTGGGCGTGGCCACCGTGTTGACGCTGGTGCTGACGCCTGCGCTGCTCGCGCTGCGCGTGTGGATCTCCATCGGGGCCTACGCCTCCCTGCGCCAGCTTGTGGCCCTTGGCGGGCGCGGCTCAAAGACGGCGCGCGATCTGGCCCTGGGTCGTCAGGCCCGCAAGGTCCGCGACCCGCTGCTGCTGTGGTCCGACCCGGAAGAGCCCGACGATCTGACAGTGCTTGCCCGTGCCGAGAAAGCACTGGAGGGCGCGAAGACCAAGC
- the der gene encoding ribosome biogenesis GTPase Der has translation MSFTLAIVGRPNVGKSTLFNRLVGKRLALVDDQPGVTRDLREGAARLGDLKFTIIDTAGLEMATDESLQGRMRMLTERAVEMADACLFLIDARAGVLPADEIFADILRKKSARVILGANKAEGAAGAAGMMEAFSLGLGEPLGLSAEHGEGMADLAAVLRPMIADHEELAEDYTPEVEVDVPEDDDEEHEYVPATPSKPLQIAVVGRPNAGKSTLINQILGEDRLLTGPEAGITRDAISVQTTWSGTPMRIFDTAGMRKKAKVQDKLEKLSVSDGLRAVKFAEVVVVLLDVDIPFEQQDLRIADLAEREGRAVVLAVNKWDLEGEKQDKLRALKEQFTRLLPQLRGAPLITVSAKTGRGLERLHDAIVEAHRVWNTRVSTSMLNRWLVGMLEQHPPPAPQGKRIKLRYITQVKARPPGFVVMASHPDLLPASYSRYLVNGLREDFDMPGTPIRLFMRSQNEANPFKGRKKPGRSKLRKHTEGRKAD, from the coding sequence ATGTCCTTCACCCTCGCCATAGTGGGCCGCCCGAATGTGGGCAAATCCACGCTGTTCAACCGCCTGGTCGGCAAGCGGCTGGCGCTGGTCGATGACCAGCCCGGGGTGACGCGCGACCTGCGCGAGGGGGCCGCGCGGCTGGGCGATCTGAAGTTCACCATCATCGACACGGCCGGGCTTGAGATGGCCACCGACGAAAGCCTGCAGGGCCGGATGCGGATGCTGACCGAACGCGCGGTCGAGATGGCCGATGCCTGCCTGTTCCTGATCGACGCGCGGGCGGGCGTGTTGCCCGCGGACGAGATTTTCGCGGACATCCTGCGCAAGAAGTCGGCGCGTGTGATCCTTGGTGCCAACAAGGCCGAAGGCGCTGCAGGTGCTGCTGGCATGATGGAGGCGTTTTCGCTTGGTCTGGGCGAGCCCTTGGGTCTGTCCGCCGAGCATGGCGAAGGGATGGCGGACCTGGCTGCCGTGCTGCGCCCGATGATCGCGGACCACGAAGAGCTGGCCGAAGACTACACCCCCGAGGTCGAAGTCGACGTGCCCGAGGATGACGATGAGGAACATGAATATGTTCCCGCAACCCCCTCGAAACCTTTGCAAATTGCCGTTGTGGGGCGTCCGAATGCGGGCAAGTCGACCCTGATCAACCAGATCCTGGGCGAAGACCGCCTGCTGACCGGCCCCGAGGCCGGTATCACCCGCGACGCGATCTCTGTGCAGACGACCTGGTCCGGCACGCCCATGCGGATTTTCGACACGGCGGGCATGCGCAAGAAGGCGAAGGTGCAGGACAAGCTCGAGAAGCTGTCGGTCTCCGACGGGCTGCGTGCGGTGAAATTCGCCGAAGTCGTCGTGGTGCTTCTGGATGTCGACATCCCGTTCGAGCAGCAGGATCTGCGCATCGCCGATCTGGCCGAACGCGAAGGCCGCGCCGTGGTTCTGGCGGTCAACAAATGGGATCTTGAGGGCGAGAAGCAGGACAAGCTGCGCGCCCTGAAAGAGCAGTTCACCCGCCTTCTGCCGCAGCTGCGCGGCGCGCCGCTGATCACCGTGTCCGCCAAGACGGGCCGGGGTCTGGAGCGGCTGCATGACGCGATTGTCGAGGCGCACCGGGTGTGGAACACGCGGGTGTCGACCTCGATGCTGAACCGCTGGCTGGTAGGCATGCTGGAGCAGCACCCGCCCCCCGCGCCGCAGGGCAAACGCATCAAGCTGCGCTACATTACACAGGTGAAGGCGCGCCCGCCCGGCTTCGTCGTCATGGCGTCCCATCCCGATCTGCTGCCCGCAAGCTACTCGCGATATCTGGTTAACGGGCTGCGCGAAGATTTCGATATGCCCGGCACACCGATCCGGCTGTTCATGCGCTCGCAAAACGAGGCCAACCCGTTCAAAGGGCGCAAGAAACCGGGCCGCTCCAAGCTGCGCAAACATACCGAGGGCCGCAAGGCCGACTAG